In Montipora capricornis isolate CH-2021 unplaced genomic scaffold, ASM3666992v2 scaffold_508, whole genome shotgun sequence, one genomic interval encodes:
- the LOC138036877 gene encoding P2X purinoceptor 7-like, protein MISDVATESVAENRISCKCKSTCSTKRTANTNRGCPCKGAGRTCGNECSCGSTAKPCRNKPGGDTARHPASSNRRPQPYQIESRPSEDEERVRENNDVKEFIQTLDEPMVRKLCIRSLRRGVGSMDFIQGLLIMEDDLDEGHEEDESDVTPTPITLTDLASSSNAGTPDPAPSLSNNAIPWCKCGVCQMMPQEIENKCCGLRRCVTTHTRFSKLCLDPDVIQLAIRNRGDIRNDRDNNSTWAFRKTAYRQYILDRYGYLGKGNRKVCPSCVVTVIRRHYPSQTGVYMGYRAE, encoded by the exons ATGATCTCGGACGTGGCTACAGAGTCTGTGGCG GAAAATCGCATCTCGTGCAAATGCAAAAGCACTTGTTCAACAAAACGAACGGCAAATACCAATAGAGGATGTCCTTGCAAGGGTGCTGGACGAACATGTGGCAATGAATGTTCTTGTGGATCAACGGCGAAGCCTTGCCGAAACAAG CCTGGTGGAGACACAGCACGCCATCCAGCTTCAAGCAACAGAAGGCCCCAGCCTTATCAGATTGAAAGCAGGCCCAGTGAAGACGAAGAAAGAGTGAGGGAAAACAATGATGTAAAG GAGTTCATACAGACGCTTGATGAGCCCATGGTGCGAAAGCTCTGCATCAGAAGCCTGCGAAGGGGTGTAGGAAGCATGGACTTCATCCAGGGGCTCTTGATCATGGAGGATGACCTGGATGAAGGACATGAAGAGGATGAAAGTGATGTTACCCCCACCCCTATTACCTTGACTGATCTTGCTTCCAGTTCGAATGCTGGAACACCAGATCCTGCGCCTTCTCTTAGCAACAATGCCATACCATGGTGCAAGTGTGGggtgtgtcaaatgatgccccAAGAGATTGAAAACAAATGTTGTGGTTTACGACGCTGTGTTACAACGCACACTCGATTTTCAAAGCTTTGTTTAGACCCAGATGTGATACAGTTAGCCATAAGGAACAGGGGGGACATCCGAAATGACAGGGACAACAACAGCACTTGGGCTTTTAGAAAGACTGCCTATCGTCAGTATATACTGGATAGGTATGGTTACTTAGGCAAGGGAAACAGGAAAGTGTGTCCTTCCTGTGTTGTCACTGTTATCCGGAGGCACTATCCATCCCAAACTGGTGTTTACATGGGATACAGGGCTGAGTAA
- the LOC138036873 gene encoding uncharacterized protein encodes MSSHGGCRSGSGRKKIFASQSARQFWRKTHKRISLDGTIFSSWVSARIKCGYDNDSMFAAHLLSLERRRREIASTVCKKREASSINLPSSKRRLIEGPLLSSTPLQELSVPVQEKVDYSVVSVGNDDSSDVDVTGIAVSKLSTHNVSYRVVNDSVITVDDADKYQDTDESTHTDSSDSESDCMERNSHVQEALQDLDEDQTIDCESAISDSSEVPVYDIGSDIEDEEEMSDQDDDELRIETDSTSNPVERTEADLTIELPVQDCPVLSHNPAIVSPSTVPTALPMPSVSNIPTMPIRYPKLSRLEEQGTLKEEVSLAKDTKVICSLDLFLELFKYCRQPGCVNQAIIKHHTIGPTLIVNWKCSSGHQGKFTSSKDVNDVYVNNIQTAAAILLSGNSFFKIEKMARFMGLSFFSDATFYRVQRLYLIPVVNEWWSWQREQILKDFINKEVIVCGDGQCDSPGHTAKNLCYFLMELVSGYILEVEVKDKRHVNLVSVNMEKRALQSALQRLKGVLNVVEIVTDASSTIKRVFHCLDVWHKSKSIRKCLAKVGKLKDMDKIKDWADDIILHFWHCASSCKDMATTSDDEAVEIMKNKWIGLLHHVCDEHDWVGGSCEHDELQEHSLPWFDRRDKDFEALQKIILEPQLLASFKSYVRFRHTGSIECANNLSLAYASKRCSYSYKVYKARKQLAAIDWNFHLNQETATTKSGEQIVTRKYNQRTKEWDSKIVKVKKTYDYMPVMMAKILRLRNEDVDIVTRRVSLNESDPAFLSPTIADKPPPPSNELFIARRSRFKNASNAGSSEPESSTDTSNT; translated from the exons ATGTCCTCTCATGGAGGCTGCCGATCAGGAAGCGGCCGCAAGAAAATCTTCGCCAGCCAGTCAGCGAGGCAGTTTTGGCGAAAGACTCATAAAAGGATTTCGTTGGATGGAACAATTTTTTCATCTTGGGTTTCTGCGAGGATCAAGTGCGGATATGACAACGATTCCATGTTTGCTGCCCATCTTCTATCACTCGAGAGAAGAAGAAG GGAAATCGCATCAACCGTTTGTAAAAAGAGAGAGGCATCGTCCATAAACCTTCCTTCCTCAAAACGACGCCTTATTGAAG GGCCACTGTTGTCATCCACTCCTTTGCAAGAATTATCTGTACCAGTacaagaaaaagttgattattCTGTTGTCAGTGTAGGAAATGATGATTCGAG TGATGTGGATGTAACAGGAATTGCTGTCTCAAAGTTGTCAACTCATAACGTTAGCTACCGTGTTGTAAATGACTCAGTAATAACGGTTGATGATGCAGACAAGTACCAGGATACTGATGAGTCCACACACACAGACTCATCAGACAGTGAAAGTGATTGTATGGAAAGAAATTCACA TGTACAAGAAGCCTTACAGGATCTAGATGAAGATCAGACTATTGATTGCGAGAGTGCAATTAGTGACAGTTCTGAAGTACCGGTATATGACATTGG ATCTGACATAGAAGATGAGGAAGAGATGAGTGACCAAGATGATGACGAGCTTAGAATTGAAACAGATTCAACCTCAAATCCTGTTGAAAGAACTGAAGCTGATCTGACAATTGAGCTGCCAGTGCAAGATTGTCCTGTTTTATCTCACAACCCTGCCATTGTTTCGCCGTCAACAGTGCCAACTGCATTACCCATGCCCTCTGTTTCTAACATTCCCACTATGCCCATACGATATCCCAAGCTTAGTAGGCTAGAGGAGCAGGGTACCCTTAAGGAAGAAGTCTCACTGGCCAAGGATACCAAAGTGATTTGCTCACTTGATTTGTTCTTGGAGCTCTTCAAGTATTGCCGTCAACCAGGCTGTGTTAATCAAGCAATCATTAAACACCACACTATTGGTCCTACTTTGATAGTCAACTGGAAGTGTTCGTCTGGTCACCAGGGAAAGTTTACATCATCAAAAGATGTAAATGATGTGTATGTAAATAACATACAAACAGCTGCTGCCATCCTGCTAtcagggaacagtttctttaaaattgagaaaatggCTAGATTTATGGGTCTGTCCTTCTTCTCAGATGCCACATTCTACCGGGTGCAGAGACTGTACCTGATACCTGTTGTTAATGAGTGGTGGTCCTGGCAGAGGGAGCAAATTCTTAAAGATTTTATTAATAAAGAAGTGATTGTCTGTGGTGATGGCCAGTGTGATTCTCCTGGGCATACAGCTAAGAATTTATGTTATTTCTTGATGGAGCTGGTCAGTGGCTATATCCTGGAGGTTGAGGTGAAGGACAAACGTCATGTTAATTTGGTGTCTGTTAACATGGAGAAAAGGGCATTACAGAGTGCGCTTCAGCGGCTTAAAGGAGTCTTGAATGTTGTTGAAATTGTCACTGATGCCTCTTCAACGATAAAAA GAGTGTTCCACTGTCTGGATGTGTGGCACAAATCAAAGAGTATAAGGAAGTGCCTGGCAAAG GTTGGAAAATTAAAAGACATGGACAAGATAAAGGATTGGGCAGATGACATAATCCTGCATTTCTGGCATTGTGCAAGCAGCTGCAAGGACATGGCAACAACCAGTGACGACGAGGCTGTTGAAATCATGAAG aatAAATGGATTGGACTTCTGCATCATGTGTGTGACGAACATGACTGGGTTGGAGGTAGTTGTGAACATGATGAGTTACAAGAACATAGCCTTCCATGGTTTGACCGCAGGGATAAGGACTTTGAAGCGCTTCAGAAGATCATTTTAGAACCTCAGCTCCTTGCAAGCTTCAAATCTTATGTTAGATTCAG GCATACCGGAAGTATCGAGTGTGCTAACAATCTTTCACTGGCATATGCATCCAAAAGATGTTCATACAG TTACAAAGTGTACAAGGCTCGAAAACAGCTCGCAGCCATTGACTGGAATTTCCATTTAAACCAAGAGACTGCAACAACAAAGTCTGGAGAGCAAATAGTTACAAGGAAATATAACCAGCGAACAAAGGAATGGGATTCAAAAATTGTCAAAGTGAAGAAAACTTACGACTACATGCCTGTCATGATGGCCAAGATCCTTCGCCTCAGAAACGAAGATGTGGACATTGTCACACGACGAGTGTCCCTAAATGAAAGCGACCCAGCATTCCTGTCACCCACGATTGCTGACAAACCGCCACCTCCTTCAAATGAGCTATTTATTGCACGCAGGAGCAGATTTAAGAATGCTAGTAATGCAGGCAGTTCAGAGCCAGAATCTTCAACTGACACTTCAAATACGTGA